GAGGCGGCGCCGACGTGAACATCCGACACTCAGGGAGGGATGACACCTCCCGCTACGACGAGCGGTGaggtttttgggggggggggtacgGGGGTGTGTCTCagtggggggagcaggggggaagggggcacGGGGTGTCCGGAccttccccagccagggctctgtgggtttgggggggtggggggtggaaggGAGGGTCCCTGGGCAGCTTTGGGACCATGGGATGGGTTTGGGTCTCTCTGGGCGCTGGGACCCAGGACGGGTGAGGGACCCCTGGGATGGGTCGGGGTCCCCCAGTCACCCTTGGGACCCTCGGGATGGGTCAGAGACCCCTGTGTCCCCCTTGGAACCCCCCAGGACAGGTCAGGGACCCCTGTATCCCCCTTGGGATCCCCAGGATGGGTCAGGGACCCCCATGTCACATTGAGACCCCCCAGGGTGAGTCAGGGACCCTGTGTCACCTTTGGACCCTTGGGATGGGTCAGGGATCCCTGTGTCCCCCTTGGGACCCCCCAGGACAGGTCAGGGACCCTCGTGTTGCATTTGGGACCCCAGGACAGGTCAAGGCCACCCCCTGTCACCCTTGGACAGGTCAGGGACCCCTGTGACCCCCCAGGACAGGTCAAGTCCATCCCTGTCACCTTTGGGACCCCTGGGCCCATCGTGGGGCTTCGGGTCCCATGGCAGGGTGTgaccctcccctcccttccccgcCCCCGGCAGGACCGCGAACGGAACGGGAACGGGAACGGGGAACGTTCCCGGGAAAGGGAACGGCGTCGCTCGCGCTCGCGGGAACGGCGGCGTCGGACGCGGAGCCGGGAGAAGAAGAGCGGGAACGGAAAGGGGGGAAGCGGGATCGTAGCAAGGAACGGGATCGGAAACGCGCAGCGATCCCGCGACGGAAACGGGATCGGGATCGGGAACGGGATAAAAGGATGAAGGTCCCGAGTCCCTCGAACCCCCGAGGAGTTGGGGGGGCGCAGCCGATTCGGACCCCCGGATGGTTTAGGATCGAAAGGGGAAATGGAGGATAAAGGGGATCGGGACCGGGACCGTCGTCGTGGGCATCGGGAACGGGATCGACGTCGGGAGCGGGAACGGAGCGGGAGCGGCCAGAGCGGGAGCATAAACGGGAGCGGGACGCTTGGAGAGACGGGATGAGAGACCCCCGGGATCTGGTCCCGAGGGGGGGGATTCCCTGGGGAATCTGGCTCCGAGCTTCTTCCTGCAGCCCGAGGCCCATGCCAGCCCGGATGGCTACCTGGGGGGCCGAGAATGGCTACCTGCTGGACCCCCCCCTGGAGTGagggggggggctgcaccctgacttccttcccccctcccccaaactccttgccacccccacccccttttttttttttcctggcaataAAGGTGTTTTAATGGAAAGATGCGTTTTGGGGGGGCTTCGGGGGACCCTCTTtgggttggggggagggggctgcaccCCAAGCTGTGACTaccgcacacacacacaactggGGTCATCTTCTGcaagtgggggggggggggggggtgcttTTTTGGTCCCAAAATGGGTGCCCCCCAGGTTAGGGGGTCCTTTCCCCTGGGATCTGGGGAGGGGTCTTTCCCCAAGGTGGGTGCTTCCGCaattggggggtgggtgggtgggtttgcAACAGGGTGGAGGGGCTTTCTGCCCCCAGAaaggcccccccgccccccaaatTAGGGGGTGGTGTCTGTTAGAGTTGGGGTCTTCCTGCACCTTAGAAGTAGTGTCCCCCCCCCAATTCAGGGGGTCTTTATCCCTGGGATTGGGGGGgttctgccccccccccccccaatttacAGGGGCTTTCTGCCCCCCGAAAAGGGGTGTCCCCTCTAATTGGGGGGGGCAGCAAGACTGGGGGGGGCTTCAGGCCCCCGAATGGATGCCCCCCCTGACCTGGGGTGTCTTTTTTGTTAGAACGGGTGGCTTTCTGCCCCCCAAATCGGTGCCCCTCCAACCTTGGGGGGGCTTTTtcttgcgggggggggggggggctttcTGCCCTCAGAGAGTGCGCAGTGGGTGCCCCCCCAATTATGGGGGTCTCTTCCCCCCCCAGTTTAGGGGCTTTTTGCCCCTCCAGACCCCACAGTTGGGGTCCttccccgccccctccccccccccctccgattTTGGACCCCCCCCATTAGGGATTCCCCTATAAACTTGgggtttcccccccaaaaaaatttGCCCCCCTCAGCTCTTGGGGTCCCCCTCCAGTCTCCCCCCCCCTATTTTGGGGTCTTCCTGAGAGTCCCCCCCAGAAGATTTGGGGTCCCCCCATCCCCTCGGATTCGgggtccctccctgccccccccaatTCGGGGTCCCTctttatcccccccccccattcgGGGTCCCTCCAGCTCCCCCCCCAATTCGGGGTCCCCCTCCATCGCCCCGCGATTCggggtccccccagcccctccccccaaTTCGTGgtcctcctccctttccccctaATTCGgggttcccccccagcccacccccaaTTCggtgtccccctgccctccgTGCACGCGCACACGTGCGGGGGGGTACGACGGGGGGGACATGGCGCATGCGCGTGGGCGGGCGcctcttttcctcccccccccaatatctcccgccccccctccccctccccccccccacccccccccccccccccccggagccgcgcggcgcgggggggtgcgagggggggcgggggcgggccgggcgcgCGCGCGCGAAGATGGCAGCGCTGAGCGGGGACCCGCTGGGGCTGGAGCGGGGTacgggggggccgggggggggggccggggggggaggggggtgcagggggtgggggaggggctggggggggaggggctgcggggggagggAGGTTGTGCGTGGGGGAGGGGCCGCACTGGGGTGTAAAGAGGGTGTGTGTgcagtgggggaggggggcgtggggggtgcaaaaagggggggggctgggcgatgggggaggggggaagggggtgacTGGGGAGTGTGGGGGGTTGTGCCTGggggaggggtgcagggggggtacgtggggggaggcgggggctGGGCGATGTGGGGGTGGCGTGTgcacgggggaggggggcgcagggggtgggggaggggctgggggactCTGCAGGGGGGGTGCAATATGGGGGTGCCATGGGAAGGGGCAGTGcaatggggaggggggtgcaggggtgatgccccccccccgcccgcccttGACCCCTGACCCTTGACCCCTGCCCCCGGGCAGACGTGGCGCGGGcagtggagctgctggagcggcTGCAGCGCAGTGGGGAGCTGCCCCCCCAGAAGCTGCAGGCGCTGCAGAGGGTCCTGCAGAGCAAGTTCTGCTCTGCCATCCGCGAGGTGAGAGGGGCGGGACCCCCCACATCCCTCCCAGGacccccacatccccccccccccaggaccccccacacccccctgggacccccacatcccccccagGTCCGTGAGGTGAGGGTTGGGGGGCTTgggacaccccctccccccccaggaCACCCACGTCCTCCCCAGgaccccagcatccccccagggCACCCCAGTATCCCCCCAACATTCCCTCAGGGCCCCCCCATATCCCCCTACCCCCCCACATCCTCCCCAGGACCCCAACatcccccaggacccccagtATCGCCCCAGGACCCCCAAAGTCCCTCCACACACCCCCAATATCCCCTCCAGGACCCCCCAGTAATCCGCTGGGACCCCTGAggcccctcccctcccagtcctcaccagcagcccctttggggggtgaggggctgtCCCCCCATGCCCACgtccccccccatccccccccaggTTTACGAGCAGCTCTACGACACCCTGGACATTGCCGGGAGCCCTGAGATCCGTGCCCACGCCACCGCCAAGgtaccccaccccccccccggaccccccctgcacccccaacCCCCTTCAGACCCCTCCCAGCACTCCCAAGACCCCTCTACTTCCTCCTGAGACCCCCAaacccccttccccccccaaaaaaccctccTGGAATCCCCCCCCAAAtcctcccagcacccccagattCCCTGGGACTCCCCCCTAAACCCACCCGGGTCCCCCAGATCTTTTGGGACCCCCCCAGGGATCCCCAATACCCCCCCGGGGAACCCAATAACCCCGCCCCAGGACCCCTGTGGGTACCCCAGTAATCACTCAGACACCCCAATAcctgccctggggacccccagtAGCCCCCCCAGAGACCCCAGTAGCCCCCCAGGCAGCCCAGTAaccccctggggacccccaaTAACCCCCCAGGGACTCCAAAACCCCCTTCAGGACCCCAACACGTGCCCCGAGGACCCCCAGTAACCCCCCCTGGACCTTCAGTacccccccagggaccccaatactccctgcagctgccccccctccccgggctgtCCCCGTCTCTCGCCTGCGGtgtcaccccccaccccatgtcCATCTGTCCCCTCCCTGTGTCTGCGTCCCCCCTCCCTGTGGCTGTCTGTGCCCCCCCCACGGTGCCCGTCTGCTGTCCccaggtgtccctgccctgcccaggtCCCGGCTGCTGCCCCTCTGTCCCCTGTCCCTCCCCACTGTGTCCTTGTGTGACCCCAGGGGTCGATGTCACCCATGTCCCCGTGCTGTCCCTGTGTCCCTTGTCCCTCTCTGTGTCCCCTACGTCTCCCCGTGTCCCCCTCCATGTCCCCCCCATATGTCCCCCCTGATCCCCGTGTGTCTACCACATCACCTCGATGTCCCCCCACGTCCTCATATGCTCCAGTGTATCCCCagtgtgtccccatgtccccgtGTCTCCCGGTGCCTGCCATGCCCCTCATGTCCCTCCATGCCTCCCGTATGTCCCCGTGACCTCATAtgcccccatgtcccccctGTGACCACCATGTCCCTGCATCCTGCATGTCCCCATCTCCCCCCATGTCCTCCCATaccccccatgtcccccctgtgtccccatgaCCCCATCTGCCCCttgtccccctgtgcccccttgtccccctgtgcccccttgtccccctgtgccccccagttcccctgtgtccccatcccgccctgtgtccccatccccccacctTTTCCCACgccccctgtgcccccaccACGtccccacaccccctcccccccacatGGCCCCCCCGCTGTCACCCCCCAGGCGACGGTGGCCGCCTTTGCGGCCAGCGAGGGCCACGCGCACCCACGGGTGGTGGAGCTCCCCAAGACAGAGGAGGGGCTGGGCTTCAACATCATGGGGGGCAAGGAGCAGAACTCCCCCATCTACATCTCCCGCGTGATCCCGGGGGGGGTCGCTGACCGCCATGGTGGGCTCAAGCGGGGGGACCAGCTCCTCAGCGTCAACGGCGTGGTGAGTCtggggggggcgctgggggggggctATAGGGGGCTATGGGGGGGGTACAGGGAGTTATGGGGGTCTACAGGGGGCTTTGGGGGGGCTACGGGAGAGTTTGGGGAGGCTATGGGGGGCTTGGGAGGAGCTAcagggggggttgggggggctACAGAGGGATTATAGGGAGGCTACAGGGGGTTATGGGGGGTTTGAGGGGTCTACAGGGGGTTTGGGAGGCGCTACAGGGAGTTATGGAGGGCTACAGGGGCTTTGGGGGGGCTATATGGGGGTTTGGGGGCTACAAGGTGGCTGGAGGGGATTTTGAGGTGTCTTACGGGGGTCTGGGAGGGGTTTGAGGGGGTTATGGGGGGTTTGGGAGGGGCTAcagggggttttggggggttatGGGAAGGCTATGGGGGGTTTGGAGGGGCTatggggggtttgggggggctaCAGCGTGGCTTGAGGGGGTTTTGGGGGTCTTATGGGGGGGTCTGGGAGGCTATGGGAGGTTTGGGGGTCCTGTGGGGGCTGAAGGGGGGGTTGGTGGTGTCTTATGTGAGTGTATGGGGGGCTGGAGAAGGTTTGGGGGGTCTtatggggggctgggggtttggggtgtcttagggagggctggaggcagTTTTGGGGGTCTTATGGTGTGTCTGGGAGTggtttgggggggctgggggggctggagggggttTTGGGTGTCTTAAGGGGGGTCTGGGAGTGGTtgggggggctacagggggGTCTTAGAGGGGGTTTGGGAGGACTatgggggatttgggggggctacagggggTTTGAAGGGGGTTTTGGGAGGCTATGGTGGATTATAGGGGGCTGGGAGGATTGGGGGGCTAcagggggtttggggggggtcCAGCATATTTTTGGGGTGCG
The Falco rusticolus isolate bFalRus1 unplaced genomic scaffold, bFalRus1.pri scaffold_114_arrow_ctg1, whole genome shotgun sequence genome window above contains:
- the LIN7B gene encoding protein lin-7 homolog B isoform X3 — protein: MAALSGDPLGLERDVARAVELLERLQRSGELPPQKLQALQRVLQSKFCSAIREVYEQLYDTLDIAGSPEIRAHATAKATVAAFAASEGHAHPRVVELPKTEEGLGFNIMGGKEQNSPIYISRVIPGGVADRHGGLKRGDQLLSVNGVGSVKLVVRYTPRVLEEMEARFEKLRTARRRQHNSYSSLESRG
- the LIN7B gene encoding protein lin-7 homolog B isoform X2; amino-acid sequence: MAALSGDPLGLERDVARAVELLERLQRSGELPPQKLQALQRVLQSKFCSAIREVYEQLYDTLDIAGSPEIRAHATAKATVAAFAASEGHAHPRVVELPKTEEGLGFNIMGGKEQNSPIYISRVIPGGVADRHGGLKRGDQLLSVNGVHERAVELLKAAQGSVKLVVRYTPRVLEEMEARFEKLRTARRRQHNSYSSLESRG
- the LIN7B gene encoding protein lin-7 homolog B isoform X1, giving the protein MAALSGDPLGLERDVARAVELLERLQRSGELPPQKLQALQRVLQSKFCSAIREVYEQLYDTLDIAGSPEIRAHATAKATVAAFAASEGHAHPRVVELPKTEEGLGFNIMGGKEQNSPIYISRVIPGGVADRHGGLKRGDQLLSVNGVSVEGEQHERAVELLKAAQGSVKLVVRYTPRVLEEMEARFEKLRTARRRQHNSYSSLESRG